The genome window TTGAAGTTTCTGCAGGAGAATTAAATAGACTGGGACTTTTATTAAAAGAAATTGTTGATGAATTTAGAGTATAACAATGGATCAAAAACAACAACTCCTGCTGAATAAGCTTCTCCAAACATTTAAGCTAGAGGCAGAAGAACATTTAAATAATATGATAACTTTTCTAGTTGAGCTAGAAAAAGAAAACGACGAAAATTCAAAAAAAACCTTAATAGAAAATATTTTTCGAGAATTCCATAGTTTAAAAGGTGCTTCAAGAACAGTTAATCGTTTAGAAGCAGAAAAAATATGTCATGCTTGTGAAAATGTTTTTTTCTTACTAAAAAATAATCAATTAAAATTATCCTCAGAATTATTTAATCAATTTCATGCTCTTTTAGATCTTCTCGGAAAAGTAGTGGTTATTAATGATAACGAAATTTCAGACAAAGACAAATCATTAAGCAGAGATTTACTACAAAAATTAAACAAGTCGTCTAATCCACAAAACCAGGGGATATCCGAAAATAAATTAGCAAATAGTGAAAAGAATAATTCTGAAAGAAATATTCCAAGCAGCTCTGATAGTAATAAAAAAATTGAAAAAAATCTGCAAGAAGAAATTAACAACAAAACGCCGCAAGGAAAAACTTCAAAAAACGAAGTAACGGAAAAAGAAAATAGTGCAGAAGAAATTTCTAAAGAACAAGAAAAAGAAAATATAGCAGAAGAAAAAAATGAGAAAAAAGAAAATAAACAAAAAAATAACTCAGAAGAAGATAAAAAACCAAAAATTGAAAATTCAAAAAGCAATATTAGAATTTCCACAGATAGACTTAATAATGTGTTACTACAAATTGAAGAGTTACGTGGTCTAGCTATAAATTCACGAGATCATCTTGTCTTCGTCAAAGAGTTGGGAAATGTAATAGAATTATATAAGCGAGAAATTAATAAAAATGAACATATTTCTAATGATACACTTGCATCTTTAGGAATAAAAATTTCGAGTCTCATTGGTTTTCTTGATAGAGATCAGCGTTCATTTCATAGTATGCTAGATTCAATTTTAGGTGACATGCGAAAACTTTTAATGTTACCTTGCTCAAGTGTTTTAGATTTATTTCCAAAAATTGTTAGAGACTTATCGCAATCTTTAGAAAAAGAGGTAGAATTAATCGTACAAAATGGAGAAATAGTTCTTGATCGCCGCATATTAGAAGAAATAAAAGATCCATTAATTCATATCATTCGTAATTGCGTCGATCATGGGATAGAAAAACCAGCAGTAAGAATTGCGAGAAAAAAACCTGCCAAGGGAACAATAAATATTTCAGTTTCAGCAACTCTTGGTAATAAAATTGAAATTTCAATTTCAGATAATGGAAATGGAATTAATCTTGAAAAATTAAAAAATAAAGCAATTCAGTCTGGTCTTATTTCTTATGAACATTCCTTGAAAATGACAGAGCAAGAACAAATACATCTTATTTTTGAATCGGGCATTAGTACAAGTGATATGATCACCGATCTGTCTGGAAGAGGCTTAGGAATGGCCATTGTCAGAGAAAAAATTGAAAAATTAGGAGGATCTATCCAAGTCGAAATGGTTCAAGGGAAAAGTACTAACTTTACAATTAGAGTACCAACAACTCTTGCGACTTTTCGAGGAATTTTAGTTCGAGTTTGGAATCAATTACTTGTATTTCCTACAGTTCATGTTGAAAGAGCAATTAGATTGGCTTTTTCTCAAATTAAAACAATTGAAAACAGAGAAGTTATTCAGTTTAATGATCAATCTGTCTCCGCTGTTTCTTTAGCCCATGTCCTTAATATGGAATTAAAACAAGATTCAGGAGTTAAAATTCCTGACAAAGTTTTATTTGTTGTTGCAGAACTTTCTGGGCAAAATATTGCATTTCAAGTAGATGAAATATTAGGGGAACAAGATGTCATTGTAAAAAGTATGGGTAAAAAATTAGGAAAGGTACCAAATATTTCAGGGGTAACAATTTTAGGTAGTGGGAAAGTTATACCAATACTAAATATGTTTGACCTAATGAAATCAGCTATTACTTTAAGTTCAAAATCAAGTATTTTAAATCCTGAAAAAACCAACGCTGTCACTACAAAGAAAAAATTAGTTTTAGTTGTTGATGATTCTATTACATCTAGAACACTATTGAAAAATGTTCTTCAAGCAGCAAGCTACGAAGTAAAAACAGCTGTCGATGGCAGTGAAGGATTATCTTTGGCAAAGAGTGAATATTTTGATCTGATTATTTCAGATATAGATATGCCAAATTTAGATGGATTTGAAATGACTAGACAAATAAAGTCAGACGAAAAATTAACAAAAATTCCCGTAATTTTGGTTACCTCGAGAGACACTAAAGAGAGCAAAGAAAAAGGTTTAGAAGTTGGGGCAAATGCTTATATTGTAAAAAGCAGTTTCGATCAAAGTAATCTTTTAGAAGTTGTATGGGGGTTACTACATGATTGATGTTCTGATAGTTGAAGATTCATTGGTAGCACAAGAATATCTTATTCAAATTCTAAGTAGTGATCCTTTAATAAGGATTGTTGGAACTGCTAAGTCCGGTGAAGAAGCAATTGAGCTAGTTAAAAAACTTCATCCGCATGTTGTTACAATGGATATCGAACTCCCAAAAATGAATGGTTTTGAAGCAACCAAAGCAATTATGCAGGCTTGGCCAACAAGGGTCATTATCGTAACAGCACTCGAAGCAAAACTGTTAGATCTTACCTTTAAAGCCATGTCCGCAGGTGCCGTTGCACTAATAGAAAAACCACCTGCTTTTGGTAATGAAAATTCAGAAAAAAAGAAAAAAGAACTAATCGATACTGTAAAATTGATGTCGGAAGTTCCTGTCGTCAAACATCGTATATCAACTAAAGTACCAAGTAACGCAGAAAATCCTTTGAAAAAAAAGATTAGAGTTCTTGCCATTGGAGCATCAACTGGAGGTCCACCAATATTAGAAACTATTTTAAAAGGCTTGCCAAAAAATTTCCCCGCTCCGATTTTAATCGTTCAACATATCACTGAAGGTTTTATAGAAGGACTTGCAAAATGGCTATCTACTTCTATAGAAATGCCAATTCATATTGCGACTCATGGAACTTTACCTTTAGCTGGACATGTTTATTTAGCCCCCGATCATTATCATCTCGTCATCGGTAAAGATGGCTGTATTGAATTAAATAATGATCCTCCCGATCATAATTTAAAACCTTCTGTAGAACATTTATTCCAATCTATTGCTAAAATATTTGGAAGTGATGCTGTTGGAGTTTTGTTAACAGGGATGGGACGGGATGGTGCAGATGGGTTAAAATTAATGTTTGAAAATGGTGCTTTAACTATTGCACAAGATGAGCAAAGTAGTCTGGTGTTTGGAATGCCTAATGAAGCAATAAAAATAGGAGGAGTAACTTATGTGTTACCTCCTGAAAAAATCATTGAAACTATATTAAGTATTGTAATTAATACTGAAGGAAAATCATGAGTAGAATTTTAGTGATTGAAGATAGCCAAACTCAAGCTTTAAAAATTCAATTTATCCTTGAAGATGCTGGATTTGAAGTTGAAGTAGCTACCAATGGCAAACAAGGCTTGGCTTTATTTTCTGCAAAAGATTTTGATGTGGTTATCAGTGATATCATTATGCCTAACTTAACTGGTTATGAAGTTTGCAAACAAATAAAAATGGATGCTAAAAAATCTAAAACTCCAGTCATTCTTCTTACGACTCTCAGTGATCCTATGGAAGTTATTCATGCATTAGAATGTGGAGCTGACAATTTTATTACCAAACCTTATCAAGATGAATTACTTATAAAAAGAATTAACGATGTATTACTTACTAAAGAATCGAAACTAAATAGCTCCAATGAAAACTTTGAACTTGCTAGATTTTTAGATAAAGAAATTATGATACCAATTAACAAAGGACAAATATTAGGCCTTTTACTTTCCACATTTGAAGATATTGTAAGAACAAATAGTGAGCTACAAGAAAACAAAGCCGAATTAGAATATAAAAATCGAGAAATTGAAAAAATAAATTTAAGATTAGAAGTAGAAATGAAAGCTGCGCAACAAGCACTGCGTGGTTTATTTCCAAAGGTAGAATATGTTGAAAATTTCATAACCCATCCTATCAAAATAGCTTTATTTAATCAGAGCGCTTCTGAAGTCGGTGGAGATTGGTGTGGATTTTATAATATTGGAAAATATAAATTAGTATTAATTGGGGATGTGACTGGACATGGTGCAGGGAGTGCCGTGGTAGCCGCATCTGTTTCTGGATATTTTGAATCGTTGGCAAATAGTAAGTTATCAGAAGAAATTGATTTAATTACTTTATATAAAAATTTAAGCCAATTTATTAAAAAAATCGGCAATGATGAATTTTGTATGACAATGGCTATGCTTTTATTTGATGAAGACATGAATAATTATTATTATTTAAACGCAGGACACAATCATCCTTTTATCGTTTCTTACAAAGATACAAATAATATAGAAATTAAAAAAGCATTACTTAGTGGACATATCTTAGGACATGTTCCTGAAGAAAAAGCGAAAAATCAAGATGATATACAAATTAATAAATTTGAATTTAAAAATGATTCAATGCTAATTTTATATACTGATGGCTTAACGGAAAATGCAAATAAAATAGGTGAACAATACGATGAAAATCGTTTAAAAAAATTCTTTCAAAAAAATAATTTTAAATTTACAAATCCACTAGTTATTATAAATAAAGTGATAGATGAAATATATAATTTTTATGACGGTTATCCTATCCAAGATGACATTACTTTAATTCTTATTAAAAAAGGCTCAAAAAGTATTATTGAAGAAGAAAGTTAAAAATTAATTTTTAACAGGCAATAAACTTTTTCCTATTTTAGCTCCAACATGCTTTGTAAAAATTTTTAGTAATGTTCCATCTTTTAAAATACTATCAATTACGGATTGAAATTTTTCTGCATCTTCTTTTCCAAATCTCTTTTTTGATAAAATGAGATCACCCGGAACCAATTCTGTGTTTTCTTGAAAATCTTTTACAATAAATTTATTACTTGATTTTAATTTTTGTAACCAATAAGGATAAACAACATTTAATGCTACAACCGCCTGTACTTCATTTTTTTCTAACAGAGAAAATAAATCGTCTACTCTAGGCACTTCTATAATTCTCTCTTGATTTTTAATATTTTCAAACATATTATCGAAATAGGCACCATGTTTAAAAGCTCTAACCCTAGCAAATTTAATTTCCGGATTATTTTGTAATTCTTCTAATTTTAAAATTTTATCATATTTATTATTCAAAATTAAAACTTGTTTTGCATTTAAATAGCGAACAAAATGTGCAAACTTTAATCTTTCTGGAGTAGGTATACCCGAAACTGACATATTTAATTCTCCCGTTTCTAACTCTTTCCAAATACGGGCTCTTGTTAATACATCAGTATGAAATGAACAATTTGTTCTTTTTTTAATTTCCTCAATTACATCATAATCTATACCATTATATATTTTATCTTCTTCATAAAAAAGAAACCCTATCGTATAAAAACCAAGCGAAATTGGTTTTTGACTATCACAAATATTTATTTTACCAAATGCCAAGGATTCATACATTAACAGCAAAATACAAATAATAATATTCATGAAGTAGCACCTATTTATGTTTTTACCAATACAAAATATATCTTAACTGTATTTATTATAAGAAATATAAACACAATATTGCAAATATTGTGTAGGGAAGAGAGCCTAAAAAAAGTTTTAGTGGGCTTATACCATCTTCTCCAAGGGTTTTATTCAAAATACCATACCCAATAGGGTTAGGAGCATTTGCAATAACTGTTAACCCCCCGCCTGCAACAGCACCCGCAACAAGAGAAAACTTCATTGCATCAGATAAATTAGGCACAAGTGTCCCTAAATAGGTTAAAGCAGCATTATCTGTTACTGCGGTTAAAGCAGTTGCGCCAATAAACATAGATACAGGTTCGAGCATATTTACAATTGGTACTAGCCACCATTGCTGCAAAGCCCCTAAAGTAACTAACCCTCCTAAAAAGAAGCCAACCAACAAACTCTCTCTAATTTTTAAAGGCTCTTGATATTCTTTTGTCACTTCATACCAACCAATATATAATAAGAATAGTGGAACCAAGAAAGAGATATATTTATGATAAATAATACATAGAACTAAGAAAAAGATATTCACTAATATAATCCAATAAGGAGATTT of Pigmentibacter sp. JX0631 contains these proteins:
- a CDS encoding hybrid sensor histidine kinase/response regulator; amino-acid sequence: MDQKQQLLLNKLLQTFKLEAEEHLNNMITFLVELEKENDENSKKTLIENIFREFHSLKGASRTVNRLEAEKICHACENVFFLLKNNQLKLSSELFNQFHALLDLLGKVVVINDNEISDKDKSLSRDLLQKLNKSSNPQNQGISENKLANSEKNNSERNIPSSSDSNKKIEKNLQEEINNKTPQGKTSKNEVTEKENSAEEISKEQEKENIAEEKNEKKENKQKNNSEEDKKPKIENSKSNIRISTDRLNNVLLQIEELRGLAINSRDHLVFVKELGNVIELYKREINKNEHISNDTLASLGIKISSLIGFLDRDQRSFHSMLDSILGDMRKLLMLPCSSVLDLFPKIVRDLSQSLEKEVELIVQNGEIVLDRRILEEIKDPLIHIIRNCVDHGIEKPAVRIARKKPAKGTINISVSATLGNKIEISISDNGNGINLEKLKNKAIQSGLISYEHSLKMTEQEQIHLIFESGISTSDMITDLSGRGLGMAIVREKIEKLGGSIQVEMVQGKSTNFTIRVPTTLATFRGILVRVWNQLLVFPTVHVERAIRLAFSQIKTIENREVIQFNDQSVSAVSLAHVLNMELKQDSGVKIPDKVLFVVAELSGQNIAFQVDEILGEQDVIVKSMGKKLGKVPNISGVTILGSGKVIPILNMFDLMKSAITLSSKSSILNPEKTNAVTTKKKLVLVVDDSITSRTLLKNVLQAASYEVKTAVDGSEGLSLAKSEYFDLIISDIDMPNLDGFEMTRQIKSDEKLTKIPVILVTSRDTKESKEKGLEVGANAYIVKSSFDQSNLLEVVWGLLHD
- the cheB gene encoding chemotaxis-specific protein-glutamate methyltransferase CheB, with the translated sequence MIDVLIVEDSLVAQEYLIQILSSDPLIRIVGTAKSGEEAIELVKKLHPHVVTMDIELPKMNGFEATKAIMQAWPTRVIIVTALEAKLLDLTFKAMSAGAVALIEKPPAFGNENSEKKKKELIDTVKLMSEVPVVKHRISTKVPSNAENPLKKKIRVLAIGASTGGPPILETILKGLPKNFPAPILIVQHITEGFIEGLAKWLSTSIEMPIHIATHGTLPLAGHVYLAPDHYHLVIGKDGCIELNNDPPDHNLKPSVEHLFQSIAKIFGSDAVGVLLTGMGRDGADGLKLMFENGALTIAQDEQSSLVFGMPNEAIKIGGVTYVLPPEKIIETILSIVINTEGKS
- a CDS encoding fused response regulator/phosphatase, with the protein product MSRILVIEDSQTQALKIQFILEDAGFEVEVATNGKQGLALFSAKDFDVVISDIIMPNLTGYEVCKQIKMDAKKSKTPVILLTTLSDPMEVIHALECGADNFITKPYQDELLIKRINDVLLTKESKLNSSNENFELARFLDKEIMIPINKGQILGLLLSTFEDIVRTNSELQENKAELEYKNREIEKINLRLEVEMKAAQQALRGLFPKVEYVENFITHPIKIALFNQSASEVGGDWCGFYNIGKYKLVLIGDVTGHGAGSAVVAASVSGYFESLANSKLSEEIDLITLYKNLSQFIKKIGNDEFCMTMAMLLFDEDMNNYYYLNAGHNHPFIVSYKDTNNIEIKKALLSGHILGHVPEEKAKNQDDIQINKFEFKNDSMLILYTDGLTENANKIGEQYDENRLKKFFQKNNFKFTNPLVIINKVIDEIYNFYDGYPIQDDITLILIKKGSKSIIEEES
- a CDS encoding transporter substrate-binding domain-containing protein → MNIIICILLLMYESLAFGKINICDSQKPISLGFYTIGFLFYEEDKIYNGIDYDVIEEIKKRTNCSFHTDVLTRARIWKELETGELNMSVSGIPTPERLKFAHFVRYLNAKQVLILNNKYDKILKLEELQNNPEIKFARVRAFKHGAYFDNMFENIKNQERIIEVPRVDDLFSLLEKNEVQAVVALNVVYPYWLQKLKSSNKFIVKDFQENTELVPGDLILSKKRFGKEDAEKFQSVIDSILKDGTLLKIFTKHVGAKIGKSLLPVKN